One window of Dermacentor andersoni chromosome 7, qqDerAnde1_hic_scaffold, whole genome shotgun sequence genomic DNA carries:
- the LOC126533863 gene encoding maleylacetoacetate isomerase-like isoform X2 has translation MALPPQAINKTNITTVQRKQTATVQYVSLLLAANFFCVRFASVRSSEKQLPCRGRFSCPALLVPAPGAFASQTAKFKTANPMGQVPVLLADGKPISQSVAIMEYLEEKYPEPRMLPADPYQRAKCREVVELLVSGVQPLQSIGLIPLLGRVEWKKWADRTITRGFAALEAIFAETAGRYCFGDEVTFADACLVPQVCNAYRFGVDITPFPTVRRIYEELQQHPLIKKADPSCQPDTPPTGVPNPLNLFQGPGDQ, from the exons ATGGCCCTACCACCGCAAGCGATAAACAAAACAAACATCACCACCGTGCAGAGAAAGCAGACAGCAACTGTTCAGTACGTGAGCTTGCTGTTGGCTGCTAACTTTTTCTGCGTCCGCTTTGCGTCTGTTCGCTCGTCGGAAAAACAACTACCATGTCGAGG CCGGTTCTCCTGTCCAGCTTTATTAGTTCCTGCGCCTGGCGCGTTCGCATCG CAAACTGCGAAATTCAAAACGGCGAACCCAATGGGCCAAGTTCCTGTGCTGCTTGCCGACGGAAAGCCCATCAGCCAATCA GTGGCCATTATGGAGTACTTGGAGGAGAAATATCCTGAGCCAAGAATGCTGCCCGCAGACCCATACCAGAGGGCCAAG TGTCGTGAGGTGGTGGAGCTTCTCGTTTCGGGAGTCCAGCCACTGCAGAGCATCGGCCTCATCCCTCTTCTCGGCAGAGTGGAATGGAAGAAGTGGGCTGACCGCACCATCACGCGTGGCTTCGCAG ccCTGGAAGCCATCTTCGCAGAGACGGCCGGCAGATACTGCTTTGGAGATGAGGTGACGTTTGCAGATGCCTGCCTCGTACCTCAAGTGTGCAATGCATACCGCTTCGGTGTTGACATAACACCCTTTCCAACGGTGCGGCGGATCTACGAGGAGCTTCAGCAGCACCCACTTATCAAGAAAGCTGATCCGTCATGTCAGCCAGACACCCCTCCAACAGGAGTGCCCAACCCACTCAACCTATTCCAGGGCCCTGGGGACCAATAG
- the LOC126533863 gene encoding maleylacetoacetate isomerase-like isoform X4: MSRPVLLSSFISSCAWRVRIVLEVKKIDFEYRAVDLKPNGEQQTAKFKTANPMGQVPVLLADGKPISQSVAIMEYLEEKYPEPRMLPADPYQRAKCREVVELLVSGVQPLQSIGLIPLLGRVEWKKWADRTITRGFAALEAIFAETAGRYCFGDEVTFADACLVPQVCNAYRFGVDITPFPTVRRIYEELQQHPLIKKADPSCQPDTPPTGVPNPLNLFQGPGDQ; encoded by the exons ATGTCGAGG CCGGTTCTCCTGTCCAGCTTTATTAGTTCCTGCGCCTGGCGCGTTCGCATCG TCTTGGAAGTGAAGAAAATTGACTTCGAATATCGGGCAGTGGACTTGAAGCCCAATGGTGAGCAG CAAACTGCGAAATTCAAAACGGCGAACCCAATGGGCCAAGTTCCTGTGCTGCTTGCCGACGGAAAGCCCATCAGCCAATCA GTGGCCATTATGGAGTACTTGGAGGAGAAATATCCTGAGCCAAGAATGCTGCCCGCAGACCCATACCAGAGGGCCAAG TGTCGTGAGGTGGTGGAGCTTCTCGTTTCGGGAGTCCAGCCACTGCAGAGCATCGGCCTCATCCCTCTTCTCGGCAGAGTGGAATGGAAGAAGTGGGCTGACCGCACCATCACGCGTGGCTTCGCAG ccCTGGAAGCCATCTTCGCAGAGACGGCCGGCAGATACTGCTTTGGAGATGAGGTGACGTTTGCAGATGCCTGCCTCGTACCTCAAGTGTGCAATGCATACCGCTTCGGTGTTGACATAACACCCTTTCCAACGGTGCGGCGGATCTACGAGGAGCTTCAGCAGCACCCACTTATCAAGAAAGCTGATCCGTCATGTCAGCCAGACACCCCTCCAACAGGAGTGCCCAACCCACTCAACCTATTCCAGGGCCCTGGGGACCAATAG